One segment of Fibrobacter sp. UWB10 DNA contains the following:
- a CDS encoding DUF4423 domain-containing protein — MLNIDEISDYRDLLKNYYTQRKLDMPLYSYKMMGQKLGLDTSQIFRVLNKELHLPNRSIPLAKDLLDLKGRKGELFEILVAASKTKSPAKKDKLYKMALALQDVDLRKLSASEYLFLSKWWIPVVRALIEMNGGHAEVSHLVKQISPTVSEDQVREAITVLKDLKLITPLASERYAATTANFTSAGSATKTAAIRSYQNQLLALAQNSLIAVEPAKRNISSLLVGVDEDCFADLNEMTLEFRRQVQRRVAEVNKPTRAMQFVFALYPVADISNDPRTKKEG; from the coding sequence ATGCTCAACATTGACGAAATTAGCGATTACAGGGATTTGCTCAAGAATTATTATACCCAGCGCAAGCTGGATATGCCGCTGTATTCCTATAAAATGATGGGCCAAAAGCTCGGGCTCGACACGAGTCAGATTTTCCGAGTGCTGAACAAGGAACTGCACCTGCCGAACCGCAGCATTCCCTTGGCAAAAGACTTGCTCGACCTGAAGGGCCGCAAAGGCGAACTTTTCGAAATCCTGGTAGCCGCCTCCAAGACCAAGTCCCCCGCCAAAAAAGACAAACTTTATAAAATGGCGCTCGCCTTGCAAGATGTGGACTTGCGCAAGCTGAGTGCAAGCGAATACCTGTTCCTAAGCAAGTGGTGGATTCCCGTGGTGCGCGCCCTGATTGAAATGAACGGCGGGCATGCCGAAGTTTCGCACCTGGTCAAGCAGATTTCGCCGACGGTTTCCGAAGACCAAGTTCGCGAAGCCATAACCGTTTTGAAGGATTTAAAGCTCATTACGCCGCTTGCCTCGGAACGCTACGCCGCAACAACTGCTAACTTTACATCGGCAGGGTCAGCCACAAAGACCGCCGCCATCCGCAGCTACCAGAATCAACTTTTGGCGCTCGCGCAGAACTCCCTGATTGCAGTGGAACCTGCCAAGCGCAACATTTCTTCGCTGCTGGTGGGAGTCGATGAGGACTGCTTTGCCGACTTGAACGAAATGACTCTGGAGTTCAGGCGCCAGGTACAGCGTAGAGTGGCCGAGGTCAACAAGCCTACCCGCGCTATGCAATTTGTATTTGCGCTTTACCCGGTGGCTGACATTTCTAACGATCCACGAACCAAGAAAGAGGGGTAA